In Aquarana catesbeiana isolate 2022-GZ unplaced genomic scaffold, ASM4218655v1 unanchor248, whole genome shotgun sequence, a genomic segment contains:
- the LOC141122111 gene encoding transmembrane protein 69-like — protein MLLCLRGGTLPIAIRLLKDTSPVCRRWLFSPVAVRLYQRPPIFRPVPMVPLSAFNLSTRLGLHTSSQRQKRKREVKESILIPTAKRHWQEIKKTPKPAFILGVLGATPFMAVPLTMCFMQVYHPALASVQVLYGACILSFLGGVRWGYTLPDNSPARPNWSNLVTGAVFPYMAFISMLLMGDINAAILGVGMGFAISLAVDVFGIKDLDLAPIAPLWYKWLRGLLTFIVLASLIATLGCSSRYPEVPTGNQKAPQKLPRTLW, from the exons ATGCTACTGTGTCTGCGAGGGGGGACTCTGCCCATAGCCATACGG TTATTGAAGGACACTTCCCCGGTATGCAGACGGTGGTTATTCTCTCCAGTAGCTGTCAGGCTTTACCAAAGACCTCCAATCTTCAGGCCCGTCCCCATGGTCCCCCTTTCCGCGTTTAACCTCAGCACGAGGCTTGGCCTCCACACATCCAGCCAGAGGCAGAAGAGGAAGAGGGAGGTCAAGGAAAGCATCCTCATTCCCACAGCAAAGCGTCACTGGCAGGAAATAAAGAAGACCCCGAAGCCGGCGTTTATTCTGGGGGTTCTCGGAGCCACACCCTTCATGGCGGTGCCACTTACTATGTGCTTTATGCAGGTTTACCACCCGGCGCTGGCCTCGGTACAGGTGTTGTATGGGGCCTGCATCCTGTCCTTCCTCGGTGGGGTTCGTTGGGGTTACACCCTCCCAGATAACAGCCCCGCCAGACCCAACTGGAGCAACCTGGTGACAGGCGCGGTGTTCCCGTACATGGCGTTCATCAGCATGCTGTTAATGGGGGATATTAATGCCGCCATATTGGGTGTTGGAATGGGGTTTGCCATATCTTTGGCTGTTGATGTTTTTGGGATTAAAGACCTGGACTTGGCCCCCATAGCCCCCCTCTGGTATAAATGGTTACGAGGTCTATTGACGTTCATCGTTTTGGCTTCCTTGATCGCCACGCTGGGATGCTCGAGTCGTTATCCTGAAGTACCGACAGGAAACCAAAAAGCACCACAAAAACTGCCTAGGACACTATGGTAA